The Bradyrhizobium guangxiense genomic sequence CGTATCGCCGTGAAGAAGGTCGACGGCGGCGCGTTTTCGAGCTGGGCGGCCGAGGATCTCAAATGCGGCGACGAGCTCGACGTGATGACGCCGACCGGCCGCTTCGGCGTGGTCCCACCGGCAGATCGCGCGCGCATTCATGTCGGCTTCGCCGCAGGTTCCGGCATCACGCCGATCCTGTCGATCGTCAAGGGGACGCTCGCGCGTGAGCCGGATGGCCGTTTCTTCCTGTTCTACGGCAACCGCACCACCGACAACATCATGTTCCTCGAAGCGCTGGAGGAGCTCAAGGACCGCTTTATCGATCGCCTCTCGATCTTCCACGTCATCTCCGGCGAGGAGCAGGATATTCCGATCCTGCATGGCCGGCTCGACGGCGCCAAGGTGAGGGTGCTGCTCCGCTCGCTGGTGCCGGCGGGAAGCGTCGATCACGTCTTCATCTGCGGCCCTTCAGGCATGAGCGAGGAGATCGAAGCGACTTGCCGTAACCTCGGGATTGCGGAAGATCGCATCCATGTCGAGCGCTTCGTCTCCGAATTTGGTGGCAAACCGCGGCCGAAGAAGCCGGTTGCTCCCGACGCCCCGCCG encodes the following:
- the paaE gene encoding 1,2-phenylacetyl-CoA epoxidase subunit PaaE, which encodes MSAAAPRFHRLAVNDLRREAIDAVSMTFAIPAELARDYAFTPGQYLTLRTTLDGEEVRRSYSICSGPDDGEIRIAVKKVDGGAFSSWAAEDLKCGDELDVMTPTGRFGVVPPADRARIHVGFAAGSGITPILSIVKGTLAREPDGRFFLFYGNRTTDNIMFLEALEELKDRFIDRLSIFHVISGEEQDIPILHGRLDGAKVRVLLRSLVPAGSVDHVFICGPSGMSEEIEATCRNLGIAEDRIHVERFVSEFGGKPRPKKPVAPDAPPKAIASLIIDGKRRDVPVAEDEAILDAALRAGVDLPFACKGGMCSTCRAKLVEGEAPMDINYSLEPWELKAGFVLTCQAKPSSERVVVDYDHV